The following coding sequences lie in one Photobacterium sp. CCB-ST2H9 genomic window:
- a CDS encoding polysaccharide deacetylase family protein — protein MKIIRLLFLLCLWSGQVLAAGPAKVATIDRALWSEAIDSREAFDRASAAEILQFASMMNTVPLGSEEEIETFTGLKQVNSASVAQWREKTQRQLMQGYGNATGQTGIDRWETLLELADERLPTLNSQWLKASAQFYQYYLFEQVRLAALFPRISSEILTYDQSELTGENYADGEFLLTFDDGPHPTRTKQLITQLTEKEIHATFFVLGHKLAEAKNKALYQNQCLGSHGWRHRAHKDLSWSKSSVEKTVQALAPFSSLNTQKGFRPPYGMRTAEISAWLHEQGHPVYLWNIDSQDWNGKMSAKQVSDRVTTLMLLWRKGIILFHDIHPKANIALPELDHLVNQTRLKWRSCI, from the coding sequence ATGAAAATCATCAGGTTACTGTTTTTACTCTGTCTCTGGTCCGGACAGGTGCTGGCTGCAGGCCCGGCAAAAGTCGCCACCATCGACAGAGCGTTGTGGTCGGAAGCTATTGATTCACGAGAGGCATTTGACCGTGCTTCTGCCGCAGAAATTTTGCAGTTCGCAAGTATGATGAATACTGTGCCTCTGGGCTCGGAAGAGGAGATTGAGACCTTTACCGGGCTGAAGCAGGTGAATTCTGCTTCAGTGGCACAATGGCGTGAAAAAACGCAGCGTCAGTTAATGCAAGGCTACGGGAATGCAACCGGGCAGACCGGCATTGATCGCTGGGAAACGTTGCTGGAGCTGGCTGACGAGCGTCTGCCAACATTGAACAGCCAGTGGCTGAAAGCCAGTGCGCAGTTTTATCAGTATTATTTATTTGAGCAGGTCAGGCTGGCAGCCTTGTTTCCGCGAATCAGCAGTGAAATTCTGACTTATGATCAGAGTGAGCTGACGGGGGAAAATTACGCGGATGGCGAGTTTCTGCTGACATTTGACGATGGCCCGCATCCGACCCGGACAAAACAGTTGATCACACAGCTTACGGAAAAAGAAATTCACGCGACTTTTTTTGTTTTGGGTCATAAGTTAGCTGAGGCCAAAAATAAAGCGCTTTATCAGAATCAATGCCTGGGTTCGCATGGCTGGCGCCATCGCGCTCATAAAGATCTGAGCTGGTCGAAATCGTCAGTTGAAAAAACGGTTCAGGCTTTGGCGCCGTTTTCTTCGCTGAATACGCAAAAAGGTTTTCGTCCGCCTTATGGCATGCGGACTGCGGAAATTTCAGCATGGCTCCATGAGCAGGGCCATCCGGTTTATTTGTGGAATATCGACAGTCAGGACTGGAACGGCAAGATGAGTGCAAAACAGGTGAGTGATCGGGTGACCACACTCATGTTGTTGTGGCGAAAGGGGATTATTCTTTTTCATGATATTCACCCGAAAGCCAATATTGCGTTGCCGGAGCTGGATCATTTGGTCAATCAAACCCGTCTGAAATGGCGATCTTGCATCTGA
- a CDS encoding alpha-2-macroglobulin, which yields MFISRNLNRWRQISLLLFCSFFSALSIAETESENKQQAPDVLFVGSGPLVPQSDDQSIPINFINLKHVDVEILKVTEPGQLLNRHYIQDKMSSYDLDHMNHAFQSVFSDRYTLPPSEKDVQTPARLPIPHSLPSGWYVVVVKAPGMFYKVKAKHMLLTDVGIQARIHQHQASFSLARLSTGDAVTQGVVEIYRDNKRIERQPVNQHGVATFEMKTEREDIVIARVKSTNDAGIEKEEMAILPLREAPLDLAESQVGGRKFQSAEAYIYSNRDLVKPGESLPLNILLRDMDGRQLADRPITLTVMNPWNEEILKEQLEPQASGYYFRQLETELNWKTGRYRVEVRLDPTAKAPISELAFQLEEFVPERMDLTFDSPAEFVFAGQTNDVNLNGRYLFGSPAAGNRLKAAVTYQPVQTIPGKYSDFVVGESFTLDTDYAQLEEQTLSDEGRLLVKLPTPAPEKLKSPVKVVANFSLLESGGAAVQRKLKYVSWKNTSVPGIKPEFVSVPYNSDALFQIALLSADGQSLIKGQLEVTMDYDQGPYYWIYEDGIGWERKKQDRWKRMSTQTIQVGQNPEPMVFPTRWGDYRLTVKDTATGVSSTYSFYAGWYDGNEQIKAKPDHLAINTDKAAYLAGEQANVTITAPVNGNLLVTLETDQLVWSESYPVQAGEVTIPVPLDASLARHDIYLTTTLTGNDGQTPKRYFGIRPLKLDRTDRKLTVSLTLPDLIKPSETLSVPVTIEHLDPKQSGETWVTLSMVDKGIINLSRFEPVDPHGYFFGQRRYSADVVDMYSRLYDPRPNPFAQSRFGSDANKKADNKNDGLVESKTVILMSKPVKVVQGKAVVDMVIPDYNGEVQVIATAFNGAQVGQTVLDKPVSAPVVAELSVPRFLVPGDISTVTVDLHNVSGHPQTLNVALNLSETLAAQGQLTPEPVTLKHGAHWSQSFSFRVSDAILTERAQLALTVRNDEIDIDRSWEVPVRPVMPWVTQVQSVLLQKGKEYKASEGLWSGMDVVQNSMGQAYFSRTPVLNPEEHARGLFRYPYGCAEQTTSKAWPFLMDAPELNRFKAKVHQSDRISHAESISPDEADKRVVEKAVQRLKTMQKANGGFSLWDSSGHENPWLTAYVADFLNTAEQRFTGVVPESMLNRANNRLLVYVRNDSLTSDLAYDSQSAKVARAYAAYLTSKQGKLKWSDLDKMKLSDLPTQLSYLQLAASYANVGASDEAEDMLDDIGRFSREYRYYGDYGSDLRDVAKSVLILEEMSKDKSVKREALELQAKNLERLIGLSQTRWMSTQERSALVQASVLASAANREQMFNLAFNDQSVSHKGTFSQPLTSDLVIRNLDQSPVYVKVMAEGYQKLDRTIANQASRFNTLNAERVTRQWYQPNGQPLASNKVKVGDRVVVVLTVILQEQINDALLVDKIPAGFVLENPALNQGLPIERMLPEKVKLETPDHQEYRNDRFVLSGQMYKKQIYQYGYVLRAEVPGTFAVPPVFIESMYRPEKHLAYWQTPQTFTVEQ from the coding sequence ATGTTTATATCGCGTAACTTGAACCGGTGGAGGCAAATATCGCTTCTACTGTTTTGTTCTTTCTTTTCTGCGCTCAGTATTGCTGAAACTGAGTCTGAAAATAAGCAGCAGGCACCGGATGTTTTGTTTGTTGGCAGCGGACCTTTAGTCCCGCAGTCTGACGATCAGTCGATTCCGATTAACTTTATTAACCTGAAACATGTGGATGTCGAAATTCTGAAGGTGACGGAGCCGGGTCAGCTGCTCAACCGTCATTATATTCAGGACAAAATGTCCAGTTACGACCTGGACCACATGAACCATGCGTTCCAGAGTGTATTTTCCGACCGCTATACATTGCCGCCCAGCGAAAAGGACGTCCAGACACCGGCAAGGTTACCCATCCCGCATTCATTGCCTTCAGGGTGGTATGTCGTGGTCGTGAAAGCGCCGGGTATGTTTTACAAAGTGAAAGCCAAGCATATGTTGCTGACGGACGTGGGCATTCAGGCACGAATTCATCAGCATCAGGCATCATTCTCGCTGGCACGCTTGTCTACAGGTGACGCTGTTACTCAGGGCGTGGTTGAGATTTACCGGGATAATAAACGGATCGAACGTCAGCCGGTTAATCAGCACGGTGTCGCCACGTTCGAGATGAAAACGGAACGGGAAGACATTGTGATTGCCCGGGTGAAAAGCACCAACGATGCGGGCATTGAAAAAGAAGAAATGGCGATTCTGCCGCTACGTGAAGCGCCGCTGGATTTGGCTGAGAGTCAGGTCGGCGGACGTAAATTTCAGTCTGCAGAAGCATACATTTACAGTAACCGCGATTTGGTGAAACCGGGTGAAAGCCTGCCGCTGAATATCCTGTTACGGGATATGGATGGCCGCCAGCTGGCCGATCGGCCGATTACGCTGACGGTGATGAATCCATGGAACGAAGAAATTCTGAAAGAGCAGCTGGAACCACAGGCGAGTGGCTATTATTTCCGCCAGCTGGAAACCGAGCTGAACTGGAAAACCGGACGCTATCGTGTGGAAGTCCGGTTGGATCCGACGGCGAAAGCACCAATCAGTGAGCTGGCTTTCCAGTTAGAGGAATTTGTCCCTGAGCGGATGGATCTGACTTTTGACTCTCCGGCTGAGTTTGTATTTGCCGGACAGACAAATGATGTGAATCTGAACGGACGCTATCTGTTCGGAAGCCCGGCTGCCGGCAACCGCCTGAAAGCGGCGGTCACGTATCAGCCGGTTCAGACCATACCGGGTAAATATTCCGATTTCGTCGTCGGTGAATCCTTCACGCTGGATACGGATTACGCACAGCTGGAAGAGCAGACTTTATCTGACGAAGGCCGTCTGCTGGTGAAGTTACCGACGCCTGCACCGGAGAAACTCAAAAGCCCGGTGAAAGTGGTTGCCAACTTCAGTCTGCTGGAATCCGGCGGTGCCGCGGTGCAGCGCAAACTGAAGTATGTCTCATGGAAAAACACATCTGTTCCCGGGATCAAACCTGAGTTCGTGAGTGTGCCGTATAACAGCGATGCTTTGTTCCAAATCGCGTTGCTGAGTGCTGACGGCCAGTCGCTGATCAAAGGTCAGCTTGAAGTCACCATGGATTACGATCAGGGTCCTTATTACTGGATCTATGAAGACGGGATTGGCTGGGAGCGCAAAAAGCAGGATCGCTGGAAACGGATGTCGACTCAGACGATTCAAGTGGGTCAGAATCCGGAGCCCATGGTCTTCCCGACCCGCTGGGGTGATTACCGCCTGACGGTGAAAGATACCGCCACGGGTGTTTCGTCGACCTATTCATTCTATGCCGGCTGGTATGACGGCAATGAGCAGATCAAAGCGAAGCCTGATCATCTGGCAATCAACACGGACAAAGCGGCTTACCTGGCTGGTGAGCAGGCCAATGTCACCATTACTGCGCCGGTAAACGGCAATTTGCTGGTCACGCTGGAAACGGATCAGCTGGTATGGTCTGAAAGCTATCCGGTGCAGGCCGGTGAAGTGACAATTCCGGTACCATTGGATGCCTCCCTGGCCCGTCACGATATTTACCTCACCACGACCTTAACCGGGAATGATGGTCAGACGCCGAAACGTTACTTTGGAATTCGTCCGCTGAAACTGGATCGGACTGATCGCAAGCTGACGGTTTCGCTGACTTTACCGGATTTGATTAAGCCGTCTGAGACACTTTCTGTCCCGGTTACGATTGAACATCTGGATCCGAAGCAGAGCGGTGAGACCTGGGTGACTCTGTCGATGGTGGACAAAGGGATCATCAACCTGAGTCGTTTCGAGCCGGTTGATCCGCACGGTTATTTCTTCGGTCAGCGCCGTTACAGTGCAGATGTCGTTGATATGTACTCACGGCTGTACGATCCGCGCCCGAATCCGTTTGCGCAGTCCCGTTTCGGTAGTGATGCCAATAAAAAAGCGGACAACAAGAATGACGGGCTGGTTGAAAGCAAAACTGTCATTCTGATGAGCAAGCCGGTGAAAGTGGTGCAGGGGAAAGCTGTGGTTGACATGGTGATCCCGGATTACAACGGCGAAGTTCAGGTGATTGCCACAGCCTTCAATGGCGCTCAGGTGGGTCAGACGGTTTTGGATAAACCGGTCAGTGCGCCGGTAGTCGCTGAGCTCAGTGTGCCCCGCTTCCTGGTGCCGGGTGATATCTCGACGGTAACGGTTGATCTGCACAACGTGAGTGGTCACCCGCAGACACTAAATGTTGCGCTGAACCTGAGTGAAACACTGGCTGCACAGGGACAACTGACGCCTGAGCCGGTCACCCTCAAACACGGCGCGCACTGGAGCCAGAGCTTCAGTTTCCGCGTGTCGGATGCCATATTGACTGAACGTGCCCAACTGGCACTGACCGTGAGGAATGATGAGATTGATATCGATCGTTCCTGGGAAGTACCGGTCCGTCCTGTGATGCCATGGGTCACTCAGGTGCAGTCGGTTCTGCTGCAGAAAGGGAAAGAATACAAAGCCAGCGAGGGCTTATGGTCAGGAATGGATGTGGTGCAAAACAGTATGGGTCAGGCTTATTTCAGCCGGACGCCTGTGCTGAACCCGGAAGAACATGCACGCGGTCTGTTCCGTTACCCGTATGGCTGTGCCGAGCAGACCACCAGTAAAGCCTGGCCGTTCCTGATGGACGCGCCGGAGCTGAATCGCTTTAAAGCCAAAGTGCACCAGTCTGACCGCATCAGTCATGCTGAAAGCATCTCGCCGGATGAAGCAGACAAACGTGTGGTTGAAAAAGCCGTTCAGCGTCTGAAAACCATGCAGAAAGCCAATGGCGGTTTCTCGCTGTGGGACAGCAGCGGCCATGAAAACCCATGGCTGACGGCGTACGTGGCCGATTTCCTGAATACGGCGGAACAGCGTTTTACAGGAGTTGTGCCGGAATCCATGTTGAACCGGGCGAATAACCGTCTGCTGGTTTATGTCCGGAACGATTCACTGACCAGTGATCTGGCTTATGACAGCCAGTCTGCCAAAGTAGCCCGTGCCTATGCCGCTTACCTGACCAGCAAGCAGGGTAAGCTGAAATGGAGTGATCTGGATAAGATGAAGCTGTCGGACCTGCCGACTCAGCTCAGCTACCTGCAACTGGCCGCCAGTTATGCCAATGTGGGTGCGAGTGATGAAGCTGAAGACATGCTGGATGATATCGGCCGTTTCAGCCGGGAATACCGTTACTACGGTGATTACGGTTCTGATCTGCGTGATGTTGCCAAGTCTGTGCTGATTCTTGAAGAAATGTCGAAAGATAAATCAGTGAAGCGTGAAGCACTGGAACTTCAGGCCAAAAACCTGGAACGTTTGATTGGTTTGTCACAGACACGCTGGATGAGCACGCAGGAACGCTCTGCGCTGGTTCAGGCGTCTGTACTGGCAAGTGCAGCGAATCGTGAGCAAATGTTCAATCTGGCTTTCAATGATCAATCGGTCAGCCACAAGGGAACATTCAGCCAGCCCCTGACATCCGATCTGGTGATTCGCAATCTGGATCAGTCACCGGTTTATGTCAAAGTCATGGCGGAAGGTTATCAGAAACTGGATCGCACGATTGCCAATCAGGCGAGTCGCTTCAATACCCTGAACGCTGAGAGAGTCACGCGTCAGTGGTATCAACCGAATGGGCAGCCGCTGGCGTCTAACAAAGTGAAAGTGGGTGACCGGGTCGTGGTCGTTCTGACCGTTATTCTGCAGGAACAGATCAATGATGCGCTGCTGGTGGACAAGATTCCGGCTGGCTTCGTGCTGGAAAACCCGGCACTGAATCAGGGGCTGCCAATTGAACGGATGCTGCCGGAGAAAGTGAAACTCGAAACACCAGACCATCAGGAATATCGCAACGACCGGTTTGTTCTGTCTGGCCAGATGTATAAAAAACAGATTTATCAGTACGGCTACGTGCTGCGCGCGGAAGTTCCGGGGACGTTTGCTGTGCCACCTGTGTTTATTGAGTCCATGTACCGTCCGGAAAAACATCTGGCGTACTGGCAGACACCGCAAACCTTTACGGTCGAGCAATAA
- a CDS encoding lysozyme inhibitor LprI family protein, with product MKTQFAGIRFLMPLLFVLMTLCGSFMVQAQKPDWQDSIHGSYLHDYKKYEAKDKTLNLLYRDLKAQLSEDEYSQLRDVQRSWVRYKENVCDHLLYFGDDLEVPELDPSAKWMIYRCKAEVTEARLLELQYLASKDTELAYDVLVQTQSYSRNRS from the coding sequence ATGAAAACACAATTTGCTGGTATTCGTTTCTTGATGCCATTGCTGTTCGTGCTCATGACCCTATGCGGTTCTTTCATGGTACAGGCGCAAAAGCCAGATTGGCAAGACAGTATTCACGGCAGTTACCTTCACGATTACAAGAAATATGAGGCCAAAGATAAAACACTGAATTTGCTTTATCGGGACCTGAAGGCGCAATTGAGTGAAGACGAATACAGTCAGCTGAGGGATGTGCAGCGGTCCTGGGTTCGCTACAAAGAAAATGTTTGTGATCACCTTCTTTATTTTGGTGATGATCTGGAAGTTCCTGAGTTAGATCCATCCGCAAAATGGATGATCTATCGATGCAAAGCAGAAGTGACGGAAGCGAGGCTGTTAGAGTTGCAGTATCTTGCATCTAAGGACACAGAACTCGCTTACGATGTACTTGTACAAACTCAAAGCTATTCCCGGAACAGAAGCTGA